The Megachile rotundata isolate GNS110a chromosome 3, iyMegRotu1, whole genome shotgun sequence genome includes a window with the following:
- the LOC100878921 gene encoding uncharacterized protein LOC100878921 produces MDQTVIVPSTPRGTVDSTRIMKNESDASLHLPDQTSVAHANSASVVPRTGLSMSSNSNQDQSLDPLMCNPSSTELPRKPGARRQEKPPYSYIALIVMAIQSSPGKRLTLSEIYSFLQQHFPFFRGAYQGWKNSVRHNLSLNECFIKLPKGLGRPGKGHYWTIDPSTEYMFEEGSFRRRPRGFRRKCQALKPQYPQYFSGSGPVGVQAPGYENLTPGSMEYPNGYQNQYQNYQEYAMYAPGAAVSADWAYPEATYKTPPIAEVTYKTTEVTYKTGEPSVYRNGEIVAFKSEPGYASRSQDQLAYRATEGFSVKDHQQHHPETVYKENDTMMSYKCPSNPAPTTQAPGQDYYVGYGLAGVNNAGSNVNVPMQGIPEQTGNTSPGGNVSSPHSGCQTPVTDNGIKMQCSNSNSNSSGGGLIDRKPSYFGHPAGSVTLSSLSSLSSLNLSNIGGLSISNIPGTVSSNIHHTTTTPSTTMYYDQIKYSM; encoded by the exons ATGGATCAGACAGTGATCGTGCCGTCGACTCCCCGGGGAACCGTGGACAGTACGAGGATCATGAAGAACGAGTCGGACGCGAGTTTGCACCTGCCTGACCAGACTTCCGTCGCCCACGCCAACTCCGCGTCCGTGGTTCCACGAACCGGCCTGTCCATGTCCAGCAATTCGAACCAGGATCAAAGTTTGGACCCGTTGATGTGCAACCCGTCCAGCACGGAGCTGCCCAGGAAGCCCGGAGCTCGTCGTCAGGAGAAACCACCGTACTCGTACATAGCTCTGATAGTGATGGCGATTCAGTCGAGTCCCGGCAAGAGGTTGACCCTTTCGGAAATCTACTCGTTCCTGCAGCAGCACTTCCCGTTCTTCCGCGGGGCTTATCAAGGCTGGAAGAACTCTGTGAGACACAATCTGAGCCTGAACGAGTGCTTCATTAAGCTGCCCAAGGGGCTGGGGAGACCGGGTAAGGGGCACTACTGGACGATCGACCCGTCGACGGAGTACATGTTCGAGGAGGGCAGCTTCCGTCGACGGCCCAGAGGCTTCCGTCGCAAGTGTCAGGCCCTGAAGCCTCAGTACCCTCAGTACTTCTCAGGAAGCGGTCCTGTAGGTGTCCAGGCACCTGGCTACGAAAATCTGACACCAGGTAGCATGGAGTACCCGAACGGGTACCAGAACCAGTACCAGAATTACCAGGAGTACGCCATGTACGCACCCGGAGCGGCGGTGTCCGCCGATTGGGCCTACCCCGAAGCCACCTACAAGACCCCACCCATAGCGGAAGTCACCTACAAGACGACGGAAGTGACATACAAAACCGGGGAGCCGTCGGTGTACAGGAACGGGGAAATCGTGGCGTTCAAGAGCGAGCCAGGATACGCGTCCAGGAGTCAGGACCAGCTAGCATACAGGGCTACCGAGGGGTTCTCCGTGAAGGATCATCAGCAGCATCATCCCGAGACGGTTTACAAGGAAAACGACACCATGATGTCGTACAAGTGTCCCTCTAATCCTGCGCCGACTACACAGGCTCCGGGACAGGATTACTATGTGGGATATGGGCTTGCCGGGGTCAATAATGCCGGGAGCAATGTCAATGTACCCATGCAGGGAATTCCGGAACAGACTGGGAATACTAGTCCTGGGGGAAACGTCAGTTCACCGCATAGCGGCTGTCAGACACCTGTGACGGACAACG GGATAAAGATGCAGTGTTCGAATTCGAATTCCAACAGTTCCGGGGGTGGATTGATTGATAGGAAACCATCCTACTTTGGTCATCCAGCTGGATCGGTCACCTTGAGCTCGTTAAGCTCTCTAAGCTCGCTCAACTTGAGCAACATCGGTGGTTTGAGTATATCGAACATACCCGGTACTGTTTCCTCGAACattcatcacacgaccacgacgCCATCGACGACGATGTATTACGACCAGATCAAGTACAGTATGTGA